The Candidatus Latescibacterota bacterium genome includes a region encoding these proteins:
- a CDS encoding ABC transporter permease, which produces MFFNYIKATLRGLLRHKSTSTINILGLAVGIAVSLMITLWVQYELRYDDFQEKGDRICRVITNYSDIGKRACSPGLLGPAARTDLPEIVEFARFKRLRTAVIANQETSFFEDDIILADAQLFTMFSLPFARSSAESALSSPYSIAISESMAEKYFGDQDPLGKVLTMDSTIELTVTGVFRDVPGNSHLKFDFVSPVELAEKENFCGIDWGSSNFNTYFEVTEAARLTELDSAIMAVSRAHDGGNGQLEGETTWYLQRLSDIHLDGSIGHSWSKRSDIEDVRHIYLFSIIAFAVLIVACINFMNISTAQSIRRAREIGMRKTLGASRVQLMTQFFGESLVLACIAGGLAVGLVELLLPVFNGITNEHVCLDMSNLTTLLSIGGIVIIAGLLAGSYPAVYLSSFKASKVLKSNSRVATGGNLFRRILVAVQFTVSIVLIIGTAIMYQQLSYTIDYTPGYDNSDLIHISIRDNIASQYDYVRESLLQNPDIIAVTAKDCLPNTHRNRTNWISWEGLENSNRHAFETTRIDLEYFATMGMEIVEGRDFSKEHPGDATRAYILNETAVMQTGMESPVGKWFAHGENVGPIVGIVRDAHLKTFKREAVAQVFSVLNDLPEQTTSSAVILIKTTGQNTRETISAIEGLWEKVNPGTPFEYGFLDETMGAMYIEDRNQQTLLSWFAGMTIFVSCLGLLGLVMSSSERRIREIAIRKALGSSVTGIVRLLSNEFLGLVALANVFAIPIAWYWMTRWLENFAYHIDPDWTTFALAGVGAIILALLTTSLQSLRAAMMNPADILRHE; this is translated from the coding sequence ATGTTCTTCAATTATATCAAGGCTACTCTGAGAGGGTTGCTCAGGCACAAGAGCACTTCAACCATCAACATTCTCGGATTGGCAGTCGGCATCGCGGTCTCGTTGATGATCACTCTGTGGGTACAATACGAGCTCCGGTACGATGATTTCCAGGAAAAGGGAGATCGCATCTGCCGCGTCATCACAAATTACAGCGATATCGGTAAACGTGCCTGCAGCCCCGGCCTTCTGGGCCCGGCTGCCAGGACGGACCTCCCCGAGATAGTTGAATTCGCAAGATTCAAGAGACTGCGAACTGCAGTTATTGCGAATCAGGAAACGTCATTCTTCGAAGATGATATCATACTTGCTGACGCCCAGTTGTTCACCATGTTCAGCCTGCCATTCGCTCGATCCTCCGCTGAATCAGCTTTGTCATCTCCGTATAGCATAGCCATCTCCGAGTCCATGGCTGAAAAGTATTTCGGTGATCAGGACCCACTGGGAAAAGTCCTCACGATGGATAGCACTATTGAACTCACAGTGACAGGAGTCTTCAGGGACGTGCCTGGGAACAGTCATCTAAAATTCGATTTTGTCTCTCCTGTCGAGTTGGCTGAGAAAGAAAACTTCTGCGGCATCGACTGGGGCAGTTCCAATTTCAACACATACTTCGAAGTAACAGAGGCCGCGCGTCTGACCGAGCTTGACTCTGCTATCATGGCTGTGTCCAGAGCTCATGACGGAGGCAACGGCCAGTTGGAAGGTGAGACTACCTGGTACCTGCAGCGCCTGTCCGATATCCACCTCGATGGAAGTATTGGACACAGCTGGAGCAAGAGAAGCGATATCGAAGATGTCCGTCACATCTATCTTTTTTCGATTATCGCTTTCGCCGTGCTGATCGTCGCCTGCATCAACTTCATGAACATTTCGACTGCCCAGTCGATCCGGCGCGCCAGAGAGATCGGGATGCGAAAGACGCTGGGAGCCAGTCGCGTTCAATTGATGACACAGTTCTTCGGTGAATCGCTTGTGCTGGCCTGTATCGCCGGGGGCCTGGCTGTAGGCCTGGTGGAACTGCTGCTTCCCGTTTTCAATGGAATAACGAACGAGCATGTCTGCCTTGACATGTCGAATCTCACAACCCTGCTTAGTATAGGTGGGATAGTCATAATTGCGGGTCTCCTGGCAGGTAGTTACCCGGCTGTCTACCTCTCTTCATTTAAAGCGTCAAAAGTGTTAAAAAGCAACTCGCGGGTAGCAACCGGAGGCAATCTGTTCAGGAGGATCCTGGTAGCCGTGCAGTTCACTGTGTCGATAGTACTGATTATCGGAACCGCCATCATGTACCAGCAGCTATCCTACACTATCGATTATACGCCCGGGTATGACAACAGCGATCTTATTCACATCTCGATCAGAGACAATATTGCATCACAGTATGATTATGTCAGAGAAAGCCTCCTGCAAAACCCTGATATTATCGCCGTCACTGCCAAGGACTGCCTGCCTAATACACACCGAAACAGAACAAACTGGATCAGTTGGGAAGGTCTTGAGAACAGCAATCGCCACGCGTTTGAAACGACACGCATCGACCTCGAATACTTCGCCACAATGGGCATGGAGATCGTCGAAGGTCGAGATTTCTCCAAAGAGCATCCAGGTGATGCTACTCGGGCATATATACTGAACGAAACAGCCGTCATGCAGACAGGCATGGAATCTCCTGTCGGGAAGTGGTTCGCGCATGGAGAGAATGTGGGTCCGATTGTCGGCATCGTCCGCGACGCGCATCTAAAGACCTTCAAGCGGGAAGCAGTGGCCCAGGTGTTTTCGGTTCTGAATGATCTGCCGGAGCAGACTACTTCCAGCGCCGTGATCCTGATCAAGACTACAGGACAAAACACTCGCGAGACGATCAGCGCGATCGAAGGACTATGGGAAAAAGTCAATCCAGGGACACCCTTTGAATACGGATTCCTGGACGAGACAATGGGAGCCATGTACATCGAGGACCGCAATCAACAAACTCTGCTTTCATGGTTTGCGGGAATGACGATATTCGTATCTTGTCTGGGGCTGCTTGGCCTGGTCATGTCATCTTCTGAACGTCGTATCAGGGAAATCGCCATACGCAAAGCACTGGGCTCATCTGTCACTGGAATCGTCCGCCTTCTTTCCAATGAATTCCTGGGGCTCGTAGCCCTGGCAAACGTATTCGCCATTCCGATTGCCTGGTATTGGATGACCCGCTGGCTCGAGAACTTCGCATATCACATCGACCCCGACTGGACGACCTTCGCCCTGGCTGGTGTCGGTGCGATTATCCTGGCCCTGTTGACAACGAGTCTTCAAAGCCTGAGAGCTGCCATGATGAACCCCGCAGATATTCTGCGACATGAATAG